In Dromiciops gliroides isolate mDroGli1 chromosome 5, mDroGli1.pri, whole genome shotgun sequence, the following are encoded in one genomic region:
- the EVX1 gene encoding homeobox even-skipped homolog protein 1, with protein sequence MESRKDMVMFLEGGQLGTLVGKRGANLSEAVGSPGPEPPENLIHRNCLSPRSGPLASRERGGGGKEDEMERLPRTATGAGAESRPAGPAVAAPPPSSESPSAKGQQSSSDTESDFYEEIEVSCTPDCTAGSTEYQHRKGPCSETLAGSPSSGGEPPKSGGGGGPGGGGGGGSQGSLACSASDQMRRYRTAFTREQIARLEKEFYRENYVSRPRRCELAAALNLPETTIKVWFQNRRMKDKRQRLAMTWPHPADPAFYTYMMSHAAATGNLPYPFPSHLPLPYYSHMGLGATSASAATPFSTPLRPLDTFRVLSHPYPRPELLCAFRHPSLYPAPTTHGLGGSGGSPCSCLACHASQSNGLAQRPSGSDFSCSSTTRTDSFITFTPSVLSKTSSVSLDQREEVPLTR encoded by the exons ATGGAGAGCAGGAAGGACATGGTGATGTTTCTGGAAGGAGGGCAGCTTGGCACGCTCGTTGGCAAAAGGGGAGCTAATTTGTCCGAAGCAGTGGGGAGTCCTGGCCCCGAACCCCCAGAAAACTTGATCCACCGGAACTGCCTGAGCCCCCGCTCGGGCCCCTTGGCGTCCCGGGAGAGGGGCGGAGGCGGCAAGGAGGATGAAATGGAAAGATTGCCACGGACAGCGACGGGGGCGGGGGCCGAGAGCCGCCCAGCGGGGCCGGCTGTGGCGGCCCCGCCGCCCTCCTCCGAGTCCCCCTCGGCTAAAGGCCAGCAGAGCAGCTCGGATACCGAGTCGGATTTCTATGAGGAAATCGAGGTGAGCTGCACCCCGGACTGCACCGCGGGGAGCACCGAGTACCAGCACAGGAAAG GGCCATGCTCCGAGACTCTGGCTGGCAGTCCCAGCAGCGGAGGAGAGCCCCCCAAGAGCGGCGGAGGGGGAGGCccgggaggcggcggcggcggcggctcccaGGGCTCCTTGGCCTGCAGCGCCAGCGATCAGATGCGCCGCTACCGCACCGCCTTCACCAGGGAGCAGATCGCCCGGCTCGAGAAGGAATTCTATCGGGAGAACTACGTGTCGCGGCCCCGGAGGTGCGAGCTGGCGGCCGCCTTAAACCTGCCGGAGACCACCATCAAG GTATGGTTCCAGAACCGCAGGATGAAGGACAAGAGGCAACGCTTAGCCATGACCTGGCCTCATCCAGCCGATCCTGCTTTTTATACTTACATGATGAGCCATGCTGCAGCCACAGGCAACCTGCCCTACCCATTCCCTTCCCACCTGCCCCTTCCTTACTACTCACACATGGGCCTCGGAGCCACTTCGGCCTCTGCTGCCACCCCATTCAGCACTCCACTGAGACCCCTGGATACTTTCCGGGTCCTGTCCCACCCTTATCCTAGACCTGAACTCCTCTGTGCTTTTAGACACCCTTCTCTCTATCCAGCCCCAACAACGCATGGACTTGGGGGTTCGGGCGGCAGCCCCTGCTCATGCCTGGCCTGCCACGCCAGCCAGTCCAATGGCCTGGCACAGAGACCTTCCGGCTCAGACTTTTCCTGCTCCTCCACAACCAGGACAGACTCTTTCATCACCTTCACGCCCTCCGTACTGAGCAAAACGTCCTCAGTGTCCCTGGATCAGAGAGAGGAAGTCCCCCTGACAAGATAA